The Bacteroidota bacterium DNA window TATGTAGTATTGGGTGAAATGGAGTTGAAGCAAAAGCCGAGTGCCGGCTCATTGACCTATATAAAAACAGAACTACAAGCGTTGGGTTTTGAACTATTGGATGACCAGAAAACACAGATTATTGAAAAAATAAAAACAGCTTTAATAGCTGTAGTACAAACAGGGCAAATTGCCGAACACTTCTCCATGAGTGAGCATTTAGCCGGTTTATTAAACAAAGAATACTCCAGTATATCTAAACTGTTTTCGCAGGTAGAAAGCATTACCATTGAACAATATTTTATTTTACAAAAAATTGAAAAAGTAAAAGAGTGGCTTATATATGATGAACTTTCTTTATCGGAAATAACTTTTAAACTGGGTTATAGCAGTGTGGGTTATTTAAGCAACCAGTTTAAAAAAGTAACGGGCTTAACACCATCTGCCTTTAAAACACACCACCAAGGTTTACGCAAAACCATTGACCATATTCACCACTAAAAACATATAACTACAAACATTACCCATAAATACGTAACATTATAAATAGGGAACGAATCAATCTTTGCATACCAAAATAAAAAGAAATGAACACCCAAAATATAACTTACGAATTACCTCTTATAAACGTGCACAGTGAACATTGTGCATTAATAATAGACAAAGAACTTGGTACTATTGAAGGCATTACTTCACACCATGTAGAACTTAACAATGAAAAAGCTTTTATAGCAATAGCCAATAACCAAACTCATTTAATAAGTGATGCGGTAACCCATATACGCGACATAGGCTACCAAGTAGCTACCGAGCAAAAACAATTTCCGGTAACGGGCATGACTTGTGCCTCTTGCGCTTCGAGTGTAGAAAGTATTTTACAACATACCCCGGGTACCATACAAGCCGCTGTTAACTTTGCTAACCAAACGGTACAACTGGAATATGTACCCACTATTACCAATCCCGATTTATTAAAAGCGGCTATACAAGCCATTGGGTATGATTTAATAATTACAGATAGTGAAGATAGTAAACAAGCGGTAGCCGAACTTCATAACAACAACTTAAACAAACTCAAAACAAAAACCATTTGGACCATTATTTTAAGTATCCCTTTGGTAACTATTGGTATGTTTTTGATGGATATTCCTTATGCCAATTACATCATGTGGTTATTGAGTACTCCGGTTGTATTATGGTTTGGTCGCTCCTTTTTTATCAATGCATGGAAACAAGCCAAACACCGCAATGCCAATATGGACACACTGGTGGCTTTAAGTACAGGTATAGCTTATGTGTTTAGTATTTTCAATACACTATATCCTTCGTTTTGGCACGAACGTGGATTACACGGACAC harbors:
- a CDS encoding helix-turn-helix transcriptional regulator codes for the protein MKLYVKNMVCPRCITAVEGVVRDSGEEYKYVVLGEMELKQKPSAGSLTYIKTELQALGFELLDDQKTQIIEKIKTALIAVVQTGQIAEHFSMSEHLAGLLNKEYSSISKLFSQVESITIEQYFILQKIEKVKEWLIYDELSLSEITFKLGYSSVGYLSNQFKKVTGLTPSAFKTHHQGLRKTIDHIHH